A section of the Roseovarius sp. W115 genome encodes:
- a CDS encoding HNH endonuclease encodes MEDPICPLCRRPIPPEAKQSQHHLIPKLKGGKGGETVLLHQICHNEIHATLTEAELARDYATIEALRAHPRLEKFVAWIAKRPPGFHSKTPGRRRKR; translated from the coding sequence ATGGAAGACCCGATTTGCCCGCTCTGCCGCCGACCGATCCCGCCGGAGGCGAAGCAAAGCCAACATCACCTGATTCCGAAGCTGAAGGGCGGAAAGGGCGGGGAGACTGTGCTGTTGCACCAGATCTGTCACAACGAGATCCACGCCACGCTGACCGAGGCAGAACTGGCGCGCGACTATGCGACGATAGAAGCCTTGCGCGCGCATCCCAGGCTTGAGAAGTTTGTGGCATGGATTGCCAAGCGCCCGCCGGGGTTTCATTCCAAAACGCCAGGGCGGCGGCGGAAGCGGTGA
- the holA gene encoding DNA polymerase III subunit delta, translating into MKLSPRDAPAYFARPDPDKTGLLIYGNDSMRVALRRQEVIAALIGPEGEEEMRLTRIPASELRKDPAMLNDAIKAQGFFPGPRVAFVEEANDTVAQIVTDVLGDWQPGDAQVVVTAGSLKPTSKLRKLFEGHKSAYAAAIYDDPPSRAEIEATLAKSGLKDVSGEAMRDLTALAQELDPGDFRQTVEKLALYKLSDTAPVSSEDIIACAPASTEADLDDVIHIVAEARSGEIAPVMKRLRAQGVQPVGLCMAAMRHFRTLYAAASDPGGPSQGISKVRPPVFGPRRDRMQRQASSWGAAKLEDALGLLTDTDLRLRSAGQTAPDMALVERALVRLANLARR; encoded by the coding sequence ATGAAGTTAAGCCCGCGTGACGCGCCTGCCTATTTTGCCCGGCCTGATCCCGACAAAACCGGCTTGCTGATTTACGGTAATGACAGCATGCGGGTGGCTTTGCGGCGGCAAGAGGTGATCGCCGCTCTGATTGGCCCCGAAGGCGAAGAGGAAATGCGGCTGACGCGCATTCCTGCTTCAGAGCTGCGCAAGGATCCCGCGATGCTCAATGACGCGATCAAGGCGCAGGGGTTTTTCCCTGGGCCGCGCGTGGCTTTTGTTGAAGAGGCCAATGACACGGTGGCGCAGATCGTGACAGATGTGCTTGGGGATTGGCAGCCGGGTGATGCGCAAGTGGTCGTGACGGCGGGCAGTCTCAAGCCTACGTCCAAGCTGCGTAAGCTTTTTGAGGGGCACAAGTCTGCCTATGCCGCGGCGATTTACGACGATCCTCCCAGCCGGGCGGAGATTGAGGCGACGCTGGCAAAGTCAGGGTTGAAGGATGTCTCGGGCGAGGCAATGCGCGATCTGACGGCTTTGGCGCAAGAGCTTGATCCCGGGGATTTTCGGCAGACAGTAGAAAAGCTGGCGCTCTACAAGCTGAGCGATACAGCGCCGGTGTCGTCCGAGGACATCATTGCCTGTGCGCCTGCATCCACGGAGGCGGATCTGGACGATGTGATCCATATCGTGGCCGAGGCGCGTTCTGGTGAGATTGCGCCCGTCATGAAGCGTCTGCGCGCGCAGGGAGTGCAGCCTGTGGGGCTTTGCATGGCGGCGATGCGGCATTTTCGGACGCTCTACGCGGCGGCCTCTGATCCGGGAGGACCGTCGCAGGGGATTTCCAAAGTGCGCCCGCCTGTGTTCGGACCACGCCGGGACCGTATGCAGCGACAGGCGTCCAGTTGGGGGGCGGCCAAGCTGGAGGATGCGCTGGGGCTTTTGACCGATACGGATCTGCGGTTGCGTTCGGCAGGGCAAACCGCGCCGGATATGGCACTTGTTGAACGGGCCTTGGTCAGACTGGCCAACCTGGCGAGGCGGTAG
- a CDS encoding multicopper oxidase family protein, whose amino-acid sequence MKRRTFLKGSASVLAASIGKSVHATAHLRDIRASSGAVQIAPAGYPQTEVWAYNGQVPGATLRFRQGDWLEARLINDLQEDTTLHWHGLRLPNDMDGVPGMTQEAVAPGASFDYRFQMRDAGTFWYHPHQNSVEQISRGLAGVIIVDEDEQPDIDGEETLVLQDWRMTEEAQIHPSFGNRHDMSHAGRLGNYISVNGGRTSRDPIPKARAYVFVL is encoded by the coding sequence ATGAAAAGACGCACATTCCTGAAAGGTTCTGCCTCGGTTTTGGCCGCTTCGATTGGTAAGTCTGTTCATGCGACCGCACACCTGCGCGACATCAGAGCAAGTTCAGGGGCAGTGCAGATCGCACCTGCTGGTTATCCTCAGACTGAAGTTTGGGCGTATAATGGGCAGGTGCCTGGCGCGACCCTTCGGTTTCGCCAAGGAGATTGGCTGGAGGCGCGGCTGATCAACGATTTGCAGGAGGACACGACACTCCATTGGCATGGGCTCAGGTTGCCCAATGACATGGATGGTGTGCCGGGCATGACACAAGAGGCGGTCGCGCCGGGCGCGTCTTTTGACTACCGCTTTCAGATGCGGGATGCGGGCACATTTTGGTATCATCCGCATCAAAACTCGGTCGAGCAGATTTCGCGCGGCCTGGCGGGTGTGATCATTGTTGATGAGGATGAACAGCCCGACATTGACGGCGAAGAGACACTCGTGCTGCAGGATTGGCGCATGACCGAAGAGGCGCAAATACATCCGTCTTTCGGCAACCGGCACGACATGTCCCATGCGGGGCGTTTGGGCAACTACATCTCGGTAAACGGGGGGCGGACGTCAAGGGATCCTATCCCAAAGGCGCGCGCCTACGTCTTCGTCTTGTGA
- a CDS encoding glutathione S-transferase family protein — translation MYEVFGSRGSRAIRVLWMLEEIGVPYSHVAAKPRSPEALANNPSGKVPSMRDGDVVLTDSAAILTYLADKHGAFTHPAGTPERGLQDCLLHQVLDEIDSTLWMAARHSFVLPEERRVPAVKDTLKWEYDRNIARISDRLAGPFLMGETMTVPDIVLTHCLGWADRAGFERSGDALEAYRARMEARDAFQKVVTLP, via the coding sequence ATGTATGAGGTCTTCGGAAGTCGGGGCAGCCGGGCTATTCGGGTGTTGTGGATGCTGGAAGAAATCGGTGTGCCTTACAGCCACGTTGCCGCAAAACCGCGCAGCCCTGAGGCGCTGGCCAACAACCCCTCCGGCAAAGTCCCAAGCATGCGTGATGGCGATGTTGTGCTAACGGACTCCGCCGCGATCCTGACCTATCTGGCGGACAAGCACGGCGCTTTCACGCACCCTGCCGGAACGCCAGAGCGTGGTTTGCAAGACTGCCTTTTGCATCAAGTGTTGGATGAGATTGACAGCACTCTCTGGATGGCGGCGCGGCACAGTTTCGTGCTTCCTGAAGAGCGGCGTGTTCCAGCGGTGAAGGATACGCTGAAGTGGGAATACGACCGCAACATCGCGCGGATTTCTGATCGGTTAGCAGGACCTTTCCTTATGGGCGAGACCATGACCGTGCCGGATATCGTTTTAACGCATTGTCTCGGCTGGGCGGATCGGGCTGGTTTTGAAAGATCGGGGGACGCGCTGGAGGCATACAGGGCGCGTATGGAAGCGCGGGATGCGTTTCAAAAAGTAGTCACATTGCCGTAA
- a CDS encoding DUF3576 domain-containing protein, with protein METVTDDPMYHALKLRNVGLLFAAFCVLASCSVFRGAKLDPDAFTVSTGRESSVGSQTGGSSLFDAFRGDGSAGIKVNRFLWTASLEVLDFLPVQNADPFTGVISTGFGTPPGGGRAYRATVLISDPALDARSLNVALQSRGGPVSAETQRAVEDAILTRARQLRQQAGRF; from the coding sequence ATGGAAACAGTAACGGACGACCCGATGTACCACGCCCTGAAGTTGAGAAACGTTGGTCTGCTCTTTGCAGCGTTTTGTGTTTTGGCGTCATGCAGCGTCTTTCGTGGTGCGAAATTGGATCCTGACGCGTTTACAGTCTCAACAGGACGAGAGTCGTCAGTTGGCTCACAAACAGGTGGCTCCAGTTTGTTTGACGCGTTCCGCGGTGATGGATCCGCCGGGATTAAGGTGAACAGGTTCCTGTGGACCGCGTCTTTGGAGGTTCTTGACTTCTTGCCGGTGCAAAATGCTGATCCCTTTACCGGAGTTATCTCCACCGGATTTGGTACACCACCAGGTGGGGGACGTGCCTATCGCGCGACCGTTTTGATCAGTGATCCAGCGCTGGATGCGCGATCGTTGAATGTCGCTTTGCAAAGCCGAGGTGGCCCTGTTTCGGCAGAGACGCAAAGGGCTGTGGAAGATGCGATTCTGACGAGGGCGCGCCAGTTGCGTCAACAAGCCGGGCGTTTCTGA
- a CDS encoding YggS family pyridoxal phosphate-dependent enzyme: protein MSLDDIKTRIAKACKGASRTEDAVSLIAVSKVQPNERVAAVLADGHRTFGENRVQEAAGKWPEFRETFQNIDLHLIGPLQTNKARQAFELFQSVHSVDRPKLAKTIARLAQEEGHCPRLFIQVNTGEEAQKAGIAPKETDAFVAECRAMDLPLEGLMCIPPVNEEPSLHFALLAKIAERNGLTGLSMGMSSDFESAIALGATHVRVGSAIFGARAYG from the coding sequence GTGAGTCTGGATGACATCAAAACGCGCATCGCAAAGGCCTGCAAGGGCGCAAGTCGCACCGAAGACGCGGTTTCTCTTATTGCGGTGTCGAAGGTGCAACCCAATGAACGTGTGGCTGCGGTGTTGGCAGATGGCCATCGCACCTTTGGCGAGAACCGTGTGCAGGAAGCGGCAGGTAAATGGCCTGAATTTCGCGAAACTTTTCAAAACATTGACCTGCACCTTATTGGCCCGCTGCAGACCAACAAGGCGCGCCAGGCCTTTGAGCTGTTCCAATCCGTCCATTCCGTGGACCGCCCCAAATTGGCAAAAACCATAGCGCGTCTCGCCCAGGAGGAAGGTCACTGTCCACGCCTCTTTATTCAGGTCAACACCGGTGAAGAAGCGCAAAAAGCGGGGATTGCGCCGAAAGAGACGGATGCGTTTGTGGCCGAGTGCAGAGCCATGGACCTGCCCCTTGAAGGGCTGATGTGTATCCCGCCGGTCAATGAAGAACCCAGCCTGCATTTTGCGCTTTTGGCCAAGATCGCAGAGCGGAACGGGTTGACCGGGCTCTCCATGGGCATGAGCAGTGATTTTGAAAGCGCGATTGCCTTGGGGGCAACCCATGTGCGCGTCGGAAGCGCGATCTTCGGTGCACGCGCGTATGGCTAG
- a CDS encoding L,D-transpeptidase family protein, giving the protein MSPDDLVLTPMGVRFRGRRYPCTIGSGGIRADKHEGDGATPVGVHRIVGMLYRPDRMARPADWALPIRPGDLWSDDEGHEDYNLMVRHPYPHSHEVLRRADPLYDLILITDWNWPYATRGQGSCIFLHQWRRMGYPTAGCVAFRRDHLRKIAAQITYDTRLIVRPNPF; this is encoded by the coding sequence ATGTCTCCCGATGATCTTGTCCTGACGCCGATGGGTGTGCGGTTTCGTGGGCGGCGGTATCCTTGCACGATTGGCAGCGGGGGTATTCGAGCCGACAAGCACGAAGGGGATGGGGCCACCCCGGTGGGGGTGCACCGGATTGTCGGGATGCTCTATCGGCCCGACCGGATGGCGCGGCCTGCGGATTGGGCGTTGCCCATTCGTCCCGGCGATCTTTGGTCAGATGATGAAGGCCATGAGGATTACAATCTCATGGTCCGGCATCCCTATCCGCATTCGCACGAGGTGCTGCGGCGCGCTGATCCGCTTTATGATCTCATCCTCATCACAGACTGGAACTGGCCCTATGCCACAAGAGGGCAGGGCTCCTGCATCTTCCTGCACCAATGGCGCAGGATGGGGTATCCCACGGCGGGCTGCGTGGCGTTCCGGCGCGACCATTTGCGCAAGATTGCGGCGCAGATCACCTATGATACAAGGCTTATCGTGCGGCCAAATCCTTTCTGA
- a CDS encoding GFA family protein: protein MPCTGRCLCGAVEIELSQTPKSTGACHCSMCRKWSGGVFLGLNVKAGEAKIKGEDNITAFTSSEWAERCFCNICGTNLFYRVTMDGPIKGDMHIGLGLLDKPDGIIMTEEIFVDEKPDGYAFAGDTKKMTGAEVFAMYAPPE from the coding sequence ATGCCATGCACCGGACGCTGCCTTTGTGGCGCAGTTGAAATCGAATTGTCCCAGACGCCAAAATCAACGGGCGCCTGTCACTGCTCAATGTGTCGAAAGTGGTCAGGCGGTGTTTTCTTGGGGCTAAATGTCAAAGCTGGTGAGGCGAAGATCAAAGGCGAAGACAACATCACCGCCTTCACGTCATCAGAATGGGCAGAACGCTGTTTTTGCAATATTTGCGGAACGAACCTGTTTTACCGGGTCACGATGGATGGACCGATCAAAGGCGACATGCATATCGGGTTGGGATTGCTCGACAAGCCCGACGGCATCATCATGACCGAAGAAATTTTCGTCGATGAAAAACCAGATGGCTACGCCTTTGCCGGAGACACCAAGAAAATGACCGGGGCCGAGGTCTTTGCGATGTACGCTCCGCCTGAGTGA
- the lptE gene encoding LPS assembly lipoprotein LptE → MCHACRVGRVWIFTRLCAGGAATRLQNNILLDEPKGREGFLFNRHFEDRLGRGVQGKYGLSYSITLDEDAIAIAEDNVITRFNLLGSVKYALRDMQSKAVLVSGQVDNFTSYSASGTTVATQAAQRDAEARLMVILADQIINKLTAEAGKLPA, encoded by the coding sequence ATGTGCCATGCCTGCCGCGTTGGCCGGGTGTGGATTTTCACCCGCCTTTGCGCCGGGGGTGCGGCCACACGGCTTCAGAACAACATTCTGCTGGATGAACCGAAAGGGCGTGAGGGCTTTCTCTTTAACCGCCATTTTGAAGATCGTCTGGGGCGCGGGGTGCAGGGAAAGTATGGCCTGAGCTATTCGATCACCTTGGATGAAGATGCCATTGCGATCGCCGAGGATAACGTAATTACGCGCTTTAACCTATTGGGAAGCGTGAAGTATGCGCTGCGCGATATGCAGAGCAAAGCGGTGCTTGTCTCGGGCCAGGTCGACAATTTTACATCCTACTCCGCATCCGGGACGACCGTTGCGACCCAGGCCGCACAGCGCGATGCCGAGGCGCGGCTGATGGTTATTCTGGCCGATCAGATCATCAACAAGCTGACCGCCGAGGCGGGCAAACTTCCGGCATGA
- a CDS encoding mechanosensitive ion channel family protein gives MDWDNPPEIVAQAMEYGQQGIDIAKGWLLSPAAWSQFAVLIAAYLLAVLISRKLRPALTRLLTPPDDQTHVIASARRFVLIFVPLVLPLLAYVLTGIGEAVTRSVFGSGEVIAFGKRVFLFLAVRILVRDIISDPFLKLLGRYVMIPVAALYALGVLDLVTTRLQETIVPLGNMSFDLLWLIKAVVAGGIMFWLGRWSNDQSHSYIHAQEDMQPATRQLAAKAAEIAIFGAAFLILMNFLGISLTSLAVLGGAIGVGLGFGLQKIAANFISGVILLLEGQATVGDYVELDNGESGTIVKTTARAMILETFDGRWIVVPNEDFITTRVVNYSDQGSANRYEAPFSVSYDTDINIIPDIIEKAVSKLDFILQEPDKPDCELRAFGDSGVEFAVEFWVNGIDDGKNRFTPQVLFAIWNALKEHNIEIPFPQQVVHHKGLGEATPPGA, from the coding sequence ATGGATTGGGACAATCCGCCCGAAATTGTAGCCCAGGCCATGGAATATGGTCAGCAGGGCATCGACATCGCCAAAGGGTGGCTCCTGAGCCCCGCTGCTTGGTCTCAATTTGCGGTCTTGATCGCAGCCTATCTGCTGGCCGTTCTGATCAGCCGCAAACTTCGCCCCGCCCTGACACGGCTGCTGACGCCGCCCGACGATCAAACCCATGTCATCGCAAGCGCCCGGCGCTTCGTTCTGATCTTTGTGCCTTTGGTGCTGCCTCTTCTAGCCTATGTCTTGACGGGCATCGGCGAAGCGGTCACGCGCTCCGTTTTTGGATCGGGCGAAGTGATTGCGTTCGGCAAGCGCGTGTTCCTCTTCCTGGCCGTGCGCATCCTTGTGCGCGACATCATCAGCGATCCATTCCTCAAATTGTTGGGGCGCTACGTGATGATCCCGGTGGCTGCGCTTTATGCGCTTGGCGTGCTGGACCTGGTGACAACGCGGCTTCAGGAAACAATCGTGCCCTTAGGCAACATGTCCTTCGACCTGTTGTGGTTGATCAAAGCCGTTGTTGCAGGTGGCATCATGTTCTGGCTGGGCCGGTGGTCCAATGATCAATCCCACAGCTACATTCACGCCCAGGAAGACATGCAGCCTGCCACGCGGCAACTCGCGGCCAAGGCGGCGGAAATTGCCATCTTTGGCGCGGCCTTTCTCATCCTGATGAATTTTCTGGGCATTTCGCTCACTTCACTTGCAGTGCTCGGCGGTGCCATTGGCGTCGGCCTCGGCTTTGGCCTTCAAAAGATCGCGGCCAACTTCATCTCGGGCGTGATCCTCCTGCTCGAAGGGCAGGCCACGGTGGGTGACTATGTGGAACTCGACAATGGCGAGTCTGGCACAATCGTGAAAACCACGGCCCGCGCGATGATCCTGGAGACCTTCGATGGCCGCTGGATTGTTGTCCCGAACGAGGATTTTATCACCACTCGCGTGGTCAACTACTCTGATCAGGGCAGTGCCAACCGGTACGAGGCCCCTTTCTCGGTCAGCTATGACACCGACATCAACATCATTCCCGACATCATCGAAAAAGCCGTCAGCAAGCTCGATTTCATCCTGCAAGAGCCGGACAAACCCGATTGCGAGTTGCGCGCCTTTGGAGACAGCGGCGTGGAGTTTGCGGTCGAGTTCTGGGTGAACGGCATTGATGACGGCAAGAACCGCTTCACGCCGCAGGTGCTCTTTGCGATCTGGAACGCGCTCAAAGAACACAACATCGAGATTCCGTTCCCGCAACAGGTGGTGCACCACAAAGGCCTGGGCGAGGCAACGCCGCCGGGCGCATGA
- the leuS gene encoding leucine--tRNA ligase, translating into MSRYSAAEIEKNWQEAWDKAGIFRAQRSKDKPKYYVLEMFPYPSGRIHMGHVRNYTLGDVIARYKRATGHNVLHPFGFDAFGLAAENAAMDRGIHPNDWTYANIADMVEQMKPLGSSLDWERMFNTCDVEYYGQQQALFLDFLEKGLVYRKNAVVNWDPVDMTVLANEQVIDGKGWRSGADVEKRELTQWFFKISDFSEELLEALDTLEDWPAKVRLMQENWIGKSRGIEIPFERTDGGDAIVCYSTRPDTMRGASFIAISPEHPLSRELAESNAELAAFIAETRKMDTTEAAMEKAEKKGLDTGITVKHPVYPDRDLPVWVGNFVLMDYGTGAVFGCPAHDQRDLDFARKYDLDVRNAFYMPGQEVEVENEALVPAKTEQVVFIDHFAGIADCTSQEGIDATIDWFEAKGLGTGQVKYRLRDWGLSRQRYWGCPIPVVHCDACGVVPEKKENLPVELPYDEDGAPIDFSIPGNPLDRHPSWRNCTCPACGKPAQRETDTMDTFVDSSWYFARFTAPHAKAPTDMAEAEYWMNVDQYIGGIEHAILHLLYSRFFARAMQICGHLPEKAIEPFDALFTQGMVTHEIYQTRDGNGRPVYHLPEDVELREGKAFLRRELRDESGNILFDSIGQSLTASEVEIIPSAKMSKSKKNVVDPVNIIEAFGADTARWFVLSDSPPERDVEWTAAGAEAAHKFLGRVWRKAYELSQMKADGVADLDQSLQEIMDSYQLGINALDDELMRAMHKTIDEVTKGVESFGFNAAIAKIYGFFNQLSKSKAAASVQWQAMQVLAQLMSPMTPHLSEEIWSMLGGDGLVAQAPWPQVDESMLVEDTVTLPIQVNGKRRAEISVPKDMDKAEVEKIVLTQDAVIRALEGATPKKVIVVPGRIVNVVI; encoded by the coding sequence ATGTCGCGTTATTCAGCCGCCGAGATCGAGAAGAATTGGCAAGAGGCCTGGGATAAGGCCGGTATCTTTCGTGCGCAGCGGTCGAAGGACAAGCCAAAGTATTACGTGCTTGAGATGTTTCCCTATCCCTCAGGGCGCATTCATATGGGGCATGTGCGCAATTATACATTGGGCGATGTGATTGCGCGTTACAAACGCGCGACCGGGCACAACGTGTTGCACCCCTTTGGTTTCGATGCATTTGGATTGGCTGCTGAGAACGCCGCGATGGATCGGGGTATTCATCCCAATGATTGGACCTATGCCAACATCGCCGACATGGTTGAACAAATGAAACCGTTGGGGTCTTCGCTCGACTGGGAGCGGATGTTTAACACATGCGATGTCGAATACTATGGGCAACAACAGGCTTTGTTCCTCGATTTCCTCGAAAAAGGGCTGGTTTATCGCAAGAACGCGGTGGTGAATTGGGATCCGGTCGACATGACCGTTCTGGCCAATGAGCAGGTGATTGATGGCAAGGGCTGGCGGTCGGGCGCGGATGTGGAAAAGCGCGAGCTGACGCAGTGGTTCTTCAAGATCTCTGATTTCTCGGAAGAGTTGCTGGAGGCGTTGGATACGCTGGAGGATTGGCCCGCCAAAGTACGGCTGATGCAGGAAAACTGGATCGGCAAGTCGCGGGGGATTGAGATCCCGTTTGAGCGCACGGATGGCGGTGATGCGATTGTGTGCTACTCAACCCGGCCTGACACGATGCGCGGCGCAAGTTTCATTGCGATTTCGCCGGAACATCCGCTGTCGCGGGAATTGGCAGAGAGCAACGCCGAGCTGGCCGCGTTCATTGCCGAGACGCGCAAGATGGACACCACTGAGGCCGCGATGGAGAAGGCCGAAAAGAAGGGTCTTGATACCGGGATAACGGTCAAGCATCCGGTTTATCCGGATCGCGACTTGCCGGTTTGGGTCGGCAACTTCGTGTTGATGGATTACGGGACCGGGGCGGTCTTTGGCTGTCCGGCGCATGACCAGCGCGATCTGGATTTTGCCCGGAAATACGACCTTGATGTGCGCAATGCGTTTTATATGCCGGGGCAGGAGGTCGAGGTCGAGAACGAGGCGCTTGTACCCGCCAAGACAGAACAAGTTGTGTTCATCGACCATTTTGCCGGTATCGCGGACTGCACGAGCCAAGAGGGCATTGATGCCACGATAGACTGGTTCGAAGCCAAGGGGCTTGGCACGGGCCAGGTCAAGTACCGCCTGCGGGATTGGGGACTGTCCCGCCAACGCTATTGGGGGTGCCCCATTCCGGTGGTGCATTGTGACGCTTGTGGCGTGGTGCCGGAGAAGAAAGAGAATCTGCCGGTGGAGCTGCCCTATGACGAGGATGGCGCGCCGATTGATTTCTCTATCCCCGGCAATCCGCTCGACCGGCATCCAAGCTGGCGGAACTGTACTTGTCCCGCTTGTGGCAAACCTGCGCAGCGTGAGACTGACACGATGGACACGTTTGTGGACAGCTCATGGTATTTCGCGCGGTTCACGGCGCCGCACGCAAAGGCGCCGACCGACATGGCCGAGGCCGAGTACTGGATGAATGTGGACCAGTATATCGGCGGGATTGAGCATGCGATCCTGCATCTGCTCTATAGCCGGTTCTTTGCCCGCGCGATGCAGATTTGCGGGCATTTGCCAGAAAAGGCGATTGAGCCGTTTGATGCGCTCTTCACCCAAGGTATGGTGACGCATGAGATTTATCAGACGCGTGATGGCAATGGGCGACCTGTCTATCACCTGCCAGAGGATGTCGAGTTACGCGAAGGAAAAGCCTTTCTGAGGCGAGAATTGAGAGATGAATCTGGCAATATTTTATTTGACTCGATTGGGCAGTCTTTGACTGCTTCTGAGGTCGAGATCATCCCCTCCGCCAAAATGTCCAAGTCCAAGAAAAACGTCGTTGACCCGGTCAACATCATTGAGGCGTTCGGCGCCGATACCGCGCGGTGGTTCGTGCTTTCTGACTCGCCTCCCGAGCGGGATGTTGAGTGGACCGCCGCAGGGGCGGAGGCCGCGCATAAATTCCTGGGCCGGGTCTGGCGCAAGGCCTATGAGCTGTCGCAGATGAAGGCGGACGGGGTGGCGGACCTTGATCAGTCACTGCAGGAGATCATGGACAGCTATCAGCTTGGGATCAACGCGCTGGATGACGAGTTGATGCGCGCGATGCACAAGACGATTGATGAAGTGACCAAGGGTGTTGAGAGTTTTGGCTTCAACGCGGCGATCGCCAAGATCTATGGTTTCTTCAACCAGCTCAGCAAAAGCAAGGCCGCAGCCTCGGTGCAGTGGCAGGCCATGCAGGTTCTCGCACAGCTTATGTCGCCCATGACCCCGCATCTGAGCGAGGAAATCTGGTCCATGCTTGGTGGGGACGGGCTGGTTGCGCAGGCGCCGTGGCCACAGGTTGACGAAAGCATGCTGGTGGAAGACACCGTGACCCTGCCCATTCAGGTCAACGGCAAGCGCCGGGCTGAAATCAGCGTGCCCAAGGATATGGACAAGGCAGAGGTTGAAAAAATTGTTCTGACGCAGGATGCTGTCATTCGAGCGCTGGAAGGGGCCACGCCCAAGAAGGTCATTGTTGTTCCGGGACGGATCGTGAATGTCGTCATATAG
- a CDS encoding glycosyltransferase, producing MKILFIHQNFPGQYKHLAPMLAARGHDCSALALKVTKPTNWQGVRVLPYALLKRTGQNLHPWLVDLDTKVTRAEACFKAARTLRDSGFTPDLILAHPGWGEAMFLKDVWPTARMALYCELYYLTGEEHLDFDPEFARQDSDLQTLRIRLKNLNNHLHFAHADAGLSPTRFQADTFPAEFRGKITICHDGIDTTQARPNANASLRVNGRDTLTRSDEVITFVNRNLEPMRGYHRFMRALPRLLKERPKAQILIVGGDEVSYGITPPNDKSWKQVFISEVRPEISDHDWTRVHFLGRLPYDQFLSLLQISRVHVYLTYPFVLSWSVLEAMSCEAAIVASDTAPVREVIRHGQDGRLIDFFDQEVLLEEICSLLEDKTERARLGRNARKTIKETYDLNSVCLPKQMQWLSKVMNGMTL from the coding sequence ATGAAAATCCTGTTCATCCATCAAAACTTTCCAGGTCAGTACAAACATCTCGCTCCCATGCTTGCAGCACGCGGACATGACTGCTCTGCGCTCGCCCTGAAGGTCACAAAGCCCACAAACTGGCAAGGTGTACGTGTCCTGCCCTATGCCCTGCTAAAGCGGACAGGCCAAAACCTGCATCCATGGCTGGTGGATCTCGACACCAAAGTCACCCGGGCTGAAGCCTGTTTTAAAGCCGCACGCACATTACGTGATTCCGGTTTCACTCCTGATCTCATCCTGGCACATCCCGGCTGGGGAGAAGCAATGTTCCTCAAGGATGTTTGGCCCACAGCGCGAATGGCGCTTTATTGTGAACTCTACTACCTCACCGGCGAAGAACATCTTGATTTTGACCCTGAGTTCGCCAGGCAAGACTCAGACCTGCAGACCCTGCGCATTCGCCTCAAGAACCTCAACAATCATTTGCATTTTGCACATGCCGACGCAGGCCTCAGCCCCACCAGGTTCCAGGCCGACACATTCCCGGCCGAGTTTCGGGGAAAGATCACCATATGCCATGATGGTATCGACACGACACAGGCGCGCCCCAATGCAAATGCCAGCCTGAGGGTAAATGGCCGCGATACGCTGACGCGCTCTGACGAGGTTATCACCTTTGTGAACCGCAACCTGGAGCCCATGCGCGGCTATCACCGGTTCATGCGCGCTCTGCCGCGCTTGCTCAAAGAACGCCCCAAAGCACAGATCCTGATCGTAGGCGGCGATGAGGTCAGCTATGGCATCACGCCCCCAAACGACAAAAGCTGGAAACAGGTGTTCATAAGCGAGGTCCGCCCTGAAATATCAGACCACGATTGGACACGCGTGCATTTCCTCGGACGTTTGCCTTACGACCAGTTCCTGTCTCTTCTGCAAATCTCACGGGTGCATGTTTACCTGACTTACCCCTTCGTGCTGAGCTGGAGCGTGCTAGAGGCGATGTCCTGCGAAGCGGCAATCGTGGCAAGCGACACCGCGCCCGTACGCGAAGTCATCCGTCATGGACAAGACGGGCGCTTGATCGACTTTTTTGATCAAGAGGTTCTGTTGGAAGAAATCTGCAGTTTGCTGGAGGATAAAACAGAGCGTGCAAGACTGGGTCGAAACGCACGCAAAACGATTAAAGAAACCTATGATCTGAATTCTGTGTGCCTGCCAAAACAGATGCAGTGGTTGTCAAAGGTTATGAACGGAATGACGTTATAG